A region of the Thermodesulfobacteriota bacterium genome:
GAGAGAGGTGACCTTCCTAAGATTTCACCGCGCCGCTTCAATCCAGAAAAAAAGGCATGGCTTCCTGTACTACATTCTGAACACGACGGCTGGTCTTTTACTGCTATGTACTCTAACAGTGCTTTGGCCCATGAACTGGGAATGACCCGGGACTGGGTAATAATCTACTACGAGCGTGATGGTCAGGAAGACCAGTGCACCGTGGTTACTGAACGGCGGGGCCGACTGGCCGGCAAGCGGGTTATTCGAGGACGCGAATCTGAGTGCCTGGCTTTTTATGAAAAAAAGTTCTAGAGGGTATGGGCGGTCTTTTTACAGGAAATAACGGAGAAGGGGTTTAAGGAGCCGGTTTCTTATATGGGGAAACTATATGTCGGAACCTCGGGTTGGGTTTACGGTGATTGGAATGGGATATTCTATCCCGAAAATCTATCCTCAAAAGATAGACTAAGATACTTCTCCCAGCATTTTAAGACAGCGGAGATAAATTATTCCTTTTATCATCTGCCTAAGCCTGAGACATACAAGAATTGGTATAACCAAACCCCCGCAGATTTCGTCTTTGCGGTAAAGGCCAGCAGGTACATAACCCATGTCAAGCGGCTTAAGGGCGTGAAAACTGCTTGGAAAAGATTTTTGGGTAATGCGCTCCACCTCAGGGAGAAGTTAGGCCCGATTCTCTTTCAATTCCCACCGAGCCTTAAAGTAACGCCGGAAAACACGAAGAGACTAGGAGACTTTCTCGAATTCATAATCGGGCCAAGCCTGAGGATTGCTTTTGAATTTCGCCATAGAAGCTGGTGTGATGAAAAGGCTTATGAGACTTTGAGGAAGCACAAAATTGCCTGGGTAATTTCGGATTCTTCTCGGTATCCTAAAGCAGAAGCTGTAACTTCGGATTTTGTTTATATAAGGATGCACGGTCCGAAATCCCTTTTTAGCTCCAAATACACAGATGAAGAATTGAAGACTTTAGCTCAAAAAATTAAAAATTGGTTGAGCAAAGGGCTTGATGTTTATGCCTATTTTAATAACGATTTCCAGGGATACGCCATTCAAGACGCTAAGGAAATCTTGAGATTATTGGCAGAGTATAAGGAGGTATAACC
Encoded here:
- a CDS encoding DUF72 domain-containing protein, encoding MGKLYVGTSGWVYGDWNGIFYPENLSSKDRLRYFSQHFKTAEINYSFYHLPKPETYKNWYNQTPADFVFAVKASRYITHVKRLKGVKTAWKRFLGNALHLREKLGPILFQFPPSLKVTPENTKRLGDFLEFIIGPSLRIAFEFRHRSWCDEKAYETLRKHKIAWVISDSSRYPKAEAVTSDFVYIRMHGPKSLFSSKYTDEELKTLAQKIKNWLSKGLDVYAYFNNDFQGYAIQDAKEILRLLAEYKEV